The following proteins come from a genomic window of Gimesia chilikensis:
- a CDS encoding fasciclin domain-containing protein — translation MNLFVKQYAALATAFTVMISANFTHAAEQKNIVETAVEAGSFKTLATALTEADLVKALEGKGPFTVFAPTDEAFSKLPPGTVETLLKPENKSKLVDILTYHVVSGEVPAAKVVKLTGAETLNGQRVDIMTKDGSVMVDGATVIKADIKCSNGIIHVIDQVILPADKNLVETASAAGKFNTLLTAATKAGLAGVLSEKGPFTVFAPTDEAFAQLPEGTIESLLKPENKKKLADILKYHVVAGRVYSEDAVSAGEAKTLQGQKVKISVSGGVAKVNQAKILKTDIDASNGVIHVIDAVILPPEGKKVTAREACHQIRETVAQGAHLYNCGHYQQSAKLYRKTMQSMLQDVDGMPSDVSQQMYQALTSSKSMHCASQQAWTLRNALDHAYARMSAL, via the coding sequence ATGAATCTCTTCGTTAAGCAGTACGCGGCGCTGGCCACCGCCTTCACTGTCATGATTTCGGCCAATTTCACGCACGCCGCAGAGCAGAAAAACATCGTTGAAACCGCTGTCGAAGCCGGTTCATTCAAAACACTGGCGACAGCCCTCACTGAGGCAGATCTCGTTAAAGCGCTCGAAGGTAAGGGGCCATTTACCGTCTTCGCTCCGACTGATGAAGCTTTCAGCAAGCTGCCACCGGGAACGGTAGAAACTCTCCTCAAGCCGGAAAATAAATCCAAGCTTGTTGACATTCTGACCTACCATGTTGTCTCGGGTGAAGTGCCTGCAGCCAAGGTTGTGAAGTTAACCGGAGCTGAAACTTTAAATGGTCAGCGAGTCGACATCATGACTAAAGATGGTTCAGTTATGGTCGACGGGGCAACTGTCATCAAGGCTGATATCAAATGCTCCAACGGGATCATTCATGTGATCGACCAGGTAATCTTGCCCGCAGACAAGAATCTCGTGGAGACCGCATCTGCTGCTGGTAAGTTCAATACCCTGTTAACAGCTGCGACCAAAGCTGGTTTGGCAGGGGTGTTGTCAGAGAAAGGGCCTTTCACAGTGTTTGCTCCCACAGACGAAGCATTCGCTCAACTACCAGAAGGCACGATTGAATCATTGTTGAAGCCAGAAAATAAGAAGAAACTGGCCGACATTTTGAAGTACCACGTTGTCGCCGGCCGCGTCTATTCAGAAGATGCCGTGTCTGCAGGCGAAGCTAAAACGCTGCAGGGGCAGAAGGTGAAGATCAGTGTTAGTGGTGGTGTCGCCAAAGTAAATCAAGCTAAAATCCTCAAAACTGATATCGATGCTTCGAACGGCGTAATTCATGTGATTGATGCAGTAATTTTGCCGCCGGAAGGCAAGAAAGTAACGGCTCGAGAAGCCTGTCACCAGATTCGTGAGACAGTTGCCCAGGGGGCTCACCTGTATAACTGCGGTCACTATCAGCAATCAGCGAAATTGTATCGAAAGACGATGCAATCCATGTTACAGGATGTGGATGGAATGCCTTCTGATGTCAGTCAGCAGATGTATCAAGCATTGACCTCATCCAAGAGCATGCATTGTGCATCGCAGCAAGCTTGGACGCTGCGGAATGCATTAGACCATGCCTACGCACGGATGTCTGCACTGTAA
- a CDS encoding sulfatase, which translates to MRCFPRSVVLQTLVCLCLFLSVSHRPLCAADVPQHPNIIVVLVDDLRWDELGCMGHPFVRTPHIDRIAREGARFRNAFCSTPLCSPVRACLLTGRYTHNHGILDNINRSEHSHTLKTFPQTLQKAGYQTAYVGKWHMGNDDTARPGFDYWVSMKGQGTSFDPVLNINGERKQFEGHTTDVLNQKANEFLEQNQDKPFCLYIAQKALHPELTQRDDGSITDPSAAKFMPAKRHENLYSDAAIPRRLNVLDDLEGKTALQRKISGLPPLSQKTGTSDDVIRDRLRMLAGIDEGVGMLLNLLEKQERLDQTVFVFTSDHGYWYGEHGLSVERRLPYEEGIRVPLLVRFPPLVKAGTLVDEFAVSVDLAPTMVDLAHVKSDQKYDGRSLVPLLKGEHPTDWRKSILIEYNSDTVFPRLDRMGYKAVRTPHWKLIQFNELEGMDELYDVQNDPYEFKNVIDQPENEKVVKQLQAELKRLMQ; encoded by the coding sequence GTGAGATGTTTTCCCCGGAGCGTGGTGTTACAGACCCTGGTCTGTCTGTGCCTTTTTCTATCAGTTTCCCACCGTCCGCTCTGCGCGGCCGATGTCCCTCAACACCCGAATATTATTGTCGTGCTGGTGGACGATCTGCGGTGGGACGAACTGGGGTGCATGGGGCATCCGTTTGTCAGAACACCTCACATTGACCGAATCGCCCGGGAAGGGGCCCGCTTTCGCAACGCGTTCTGTTCGACCCCCCTCTGTTCGCCGGTCCGAGCCTGCCTGTTGACGGGGCGTTATACTCACAATCATGGCATTCTGGATAACATCAATCGGAGCGAACACAGCCATACGCTTAAAACGTTTCCCCAGACACTGCAAAAAGCGGGTTACCAGACAGCCTATGTGGGTAAGTGGCACATGGGGAATGACGACACGGCCCGCCCCGGCTTTGATTACTGGGTGAGCATGAAAGGGCAGGGGACATCATTCGACCCGGTTTTGAATATCAATGGAGAGCGGAAACAGTTTGAGGGACACACAACAGATGTGTTGAATCAAAAAGCGAATGAATTTCTTGAGCAGAATCAGGACAAGCCATTCTGCCTGTACATCGCCCAGAAAGCACTCCATCCCGAGCTGACACAGCGGGACGATGGAAGTATTACCGATCCCTCCGCCGCGAAGTTCATGCCGGCGAAGCGACACGAAAACCTCTACAGCGATGCTGCGATTCCCCGCCGTTTAAATGTGCTGGACGACCTGGAAGGAAAGACGGCGTTACAGAGAAAGATTTCCGGACTGCCCCCTCTCAGTCAGAAGACGGGGACCAGTGATGATGTCATTCGGGATCGTCTGCGGATGCTGGCCGGCATTGATGAGGGGGTGGGCATGTTACTGAATCTATTAGAGAAACAGGAGCGCCTCGATCAGACCGTGTTTGTCTTCACCAGCGATCACGGTTACTGGTATGGAGAACATGGCTTGAGTGTGGAACGTCGGCTGCCTTACGAAGAAGGGATACGCGTGCCACTGCTGGTCCGGTTTCCTCCCCTGGTCAAAGCCGGAACGCTGGTGGATGAGTTTGCTGTGAGTGTTGACCTGGCTCCCACGATGGTAGATCTGGCACACGTAAAATCAGATCAGAAATATGACGGACGCAGTCTGGTACCCCTGCTCAAGGGAGAGCACCCAACTGACTGGCGCAAATCCATTCTGATCGAGTACAACAGCGATACGGTCTTTCCCCGACTGGACCGCATGGGGTACAAGGCAGTACGCACCCCTCACTGGAAGTTGATTCAGTTCAATGAGCTGGAAGGGATGGACGAACTGTATGATGTGCAGAACGATCCCTACGAGTTCAAAAATGTGATCGATCAACCGGAAAACGAAAAAGTGGTCAAGCAACTGCAGGCAGAGCTGAAACGACTGATGCAGTAG
- a CDS encoding PVC-type heme-binding CxxCH protein, with amino-acid sequence MPSLRVSTHLSRNFSLILFLCVLVGFISSLTLTANSADKSASPKKVDYAAEMKRIPPRAPKDALKSFKIHPDFKIELVAAEPLLRDPVAMCFDARGRAYVVEMSEYNDAHKEGYSSVKLLEDTDGDGVFDKSSPFLTDVTLPTAVFCSQGGVFVGAPPYVYYCKDTNGDGKADVREVVMEGFGRDKGDEGMINSFRWGMDNRIYFSTGIDGGMVTVAAEGPEKQFNTKGRGVILDPATRKIELTTGGGQHGMSLGIWNRAFVCANSVPMQVLMYDDRYIARNPYLAPPPAPVNIAPGGKFTKLMRISQIEPWRILRTRLRAASERGDSEGGKPSGFFTAATGITAYRGDAWPLEYQGNLFVGEPANNLVYRAAPKPDGLSLVAPRADQDAEFLASTDVWFRPVQFENGPDGALYVLDMYRELIEGAPFIPEEILKHIDPIGGQDKGRIYRIVPKNFERPALSDLTKLSSKELVALLDSDNGWTRDTAQRLIYERQDTSVVPDLKQLAAASRKPVTRATALWSLEGLNSLDADTLLKGLKDQDPQVCIQSSRIAERFAKDAQVQQAMIALAGHDSIEVQYQAAFSLGAFENSARNQALAMLLSKNVDNKWMRMAVQSSLNQGAGEVFVLLARNSDLLENKQTQAFLGTLATQIGAQSDVENVKLLMGALESLPQSQQKLAQQSFRNLLSRASTSTKQVLAKSKSEYTAQLLSGMMKSTIEQATNSKLPVKTRVEAIPTLSIGSPDETLPVFEELLSVQQPLPIRQKAITTLGLVNDERVPELLVEAWPGLSPQLRMSAVETLFSRQPWQVALLDAVKAGDINSGDISPERVQLLKSSQDKAIKKRATDLFQNQRLTGRSDVIKQYQSSLKLKGDPANGKLVFKKNCAACHRLENVGVQLGADLKAIKDRGTEAVLLNILDPNREVKPQYVTYLLVTTQGRTITGLIKAENANSITIARADGTSDTVLRIDIDELISSKLSFMPEGLEKQINQQQMADLLAYLNSIR; translated from the coding sequence ATGCCCTCCCTCCGCGTCTCTACCCATCTTTCTCGGAACTTCTCGCTGATTTTGTTCCTGTGTGTGCTTGTTGGGTTTATCAGCAGTCTGACTCTAACTGCAAATTCGGCAGATAAAAGTGCTTCCCCCAAGAAGGTCGACTACGCGGCAGAGATGAAACGGATTCCTCCGCGGGCTCCAAAGGATGCGTTGAAGTCATTTAAGATTCATCCTGATTTCAAAATCGAACTGGTGGCCGCTGAGCCATTGCTGCGTGATCCGGTTGCCATGTGTTTCGATGCCCGGGGACGGGCATACGTGGTGGAAATGTCCGAATACAACGACGCTCACAAGGAAGGTTACAGCTCTGTCAAACTGCTGGAAGATACTGACGGTGATGGCGTCTTCGATAAAAGTTCTCCGTTTCTGACTGATGTCACTTTGCCGACCGCAGTCTTCTGTTCTCAGGGGGGCGTATTTGTCGGGGCACCACCTTATGTCTATTACTGCAAAGATACGAATGGCGACGGGAAGGCCGACGTGCGGGAAGTCGTCATGGAAGGCTTTGGGCGGGACAAAGGGGATGAGGGGATGATTAACTCCTTCCGCTGGGGAATGGATAACCGTATTTACTTCTCAACGGGCATCGATGGCGGAATGGTTACCGTGGCTGCGGAAGGGCCAGAAAAACAGTTTAATACTAAGGGGCGGGGCGTGATCCTCGATCCTGCAACGCGTAAGATTGAACTCACAACAGGCGGCGGACAGCATGGGATGAGCCTGGGAATCTGGAACCGGGCCTTTGTTTGTGCCAACAGTGTGCCGATGCAGGTGCTGATGTACGATGACCGTTATATCGCCCGCAATCCCTATCTGGCGCCGCCACCGGCTCCGGTGAATATTGCTCCCGGCGGAAAGTTTACCAAGCTGATGCGCATCAGCCAGATCGAGCCCTGGCGTATTTTGCGGACCCGACTCCGGGCAGCCAGCGAGCGCGGGGATTCTGAAGGCGGAAAGCCCTCGGGCTTTTTCACTGCGGCGACCGGGATTACCGCCTATCGGGGCGATGCCTGGCCCTTGGAGTACCAGGGAAATCTGTTTGTCGGTGAACCTGCTAATAATCTCGTCTATCGAGCTGCGCCTAAACCCGATGGTCTGTCGCTGGTGGCTCCGCGTGCCGACCAGGATGCTGAATTCCTGGCCTCAACCGATGTCTGGTTTCGACCAGTGCAGTTTGAAAATGGCCCCGATGGTGCCTTATATGTGTTGGACATGTATCGTGAATTGATTGAAGGGGCGCCCTTCATTCCGGAAGAGATTCTTAAACACATCGATCCCATCGGCGGGCAGGACAAGGGACGCATCTATCGGATCGTGCCGAAGAACTTCGAGCGCCCCGCTCTATCTGATTTGACGAAGCTGTCATCAAAGGAACTCGTGGCCCTACTCGACAGCGATAACGGCTGGACGCGCGATACTGCACAGCGGCTGATCTACGAGCGTCAGGATACGTCGGTTGTTCCTGATCTGAAACAACTGGCAGCAGCTTCCCGGAAGCCGGTAACCCGCGCGACTGCACTCTGGTCTCTGGAAGGATTGAATTCTCTTGATGCGGATACGTTGCTCAAAGGACTCAAGGATCAGGATCCGCAAGTCTGTATTCAGTCATCGCGTATTGCGGAACGATTCGCTAAAGATGCTCAGGTTCAGCAGGCCATGATCGCGCTGGCAGGACATGACTCCATTGAGGTGCAGTATCAGGCTGCGTTTTCTCTGGGGGCTTTTGAGAACAGTGCCCGCAACCAGGCTCTGGCAATGCTGCTGTCAAAGAACGTCGATAATAAATGGATGCGGATGGCGGTCCAGAGTTCGTTGAATCAGGGGGCCGGGGAAGTCTTTGTTTTACTGGCCCGGAACAGCGATCTGCTCGAGAATAAACAGACACAGGCGTTCCTGGGCACGCTGGCTACCCAGATCGGTGCACAGTCTGACGTGGAGAACGTCAAGCTCTTGATGGGGGCTCTGGAAAGCTTGCCCCAGTCCCAGCAGAAGCTGGCACAACAGTCATTTCGTAACCTGCTTTCCCGGGCATCCACATCAACGAAACAGGTGCTGGCAAAGTCGAAAAGCGAATATACGGCTCAACTGTTATCGGGGATGATGAAGTCTACCATTGAGCAGGCGACCAACTCGAAACTGCCTGTAAAAACCCGCGTTGAGGCCATTCCCACCTTGAGTATTGGAAGCCCTGATGAAACGTTACCGGTTTTCGAGGAGCTGCTGTCAGTCCAGCAGCCGCTCCCGATTCGCCAGAAAGCAATCACCACGTTAGGGCTGGTGAATGATGAGCGGGTGCCGGAACTGCTGGTAGAAGCCTGGCCTGGTCTGAGCCCGCAATTACGCATGAGTGCAGTCGAAACACTGTTCTCCCGCCAGCCGTGGCAGGTCGCCTTACTGGATGCGGTCAAAGCAGGTGATATCAACTCCGGTGATATCAGTCCCGAACGCGTTCAACTCCTGAAAAGCAGTCAGGACAAAGCGATCAAAAAACGGGCGACCGACCTCTTTCAGAATCAGCGACTGACGGGTCGCTCGGATGTGATCAAGCAGTATCAGTCTTCACTGAAACTTAAAGGTGATCCTGCCAACGGTAAGCTGGTCTTCAAGAAAAACTGTGCTGCCTGTCATCGTCTGGAGAATGTCGGCGTGCAGCTGGGAGCAGACCTCAAGGCGATCAAGGACCGCGGGACCGAAGCCGTCCTGCTGAATATTCTGGATCCTAACCGGGAAGTAAAGCCACAATATGTGACTTACCTGCTGGTTACCACTCAGGGGCGGACGATTACCGGTCTGATCAAGGCAGAGAATGCGAACAGCATTACGATCGCCAGGGCAGATGGCACCAGCGATACCGTTCTGCGGATCGACATTGATGAATTGATTAGCTCGAAGCTCTCGTTTATGCCTGAAGGCCTGGAGAAGCAGATCAATCAACAGCAGATGGCAGACCTGCTGGCGTACCTGAACTCGATCAGGTAA
- a CDS encoding GntR family transcriptional regulator, with the protein MSQVELTSNPSASIADQLRMEIITGRIEEGAALREVSLAERFEVSRAPIREALKQLAHEGMVESKPNCGMRVAPSSSKSMQELVIPLRQTVESFALRSIFDDLNDDDFAEWEVLLTEMKAACENQNFLQLTELDIKFHQSIVARSPEQGLMTIWLTLVSRLRRHFLEGFQKPNDPMKVYYEHLAIVSMFRSGKLEPSIQALISNID; encoded by the coding sequence ATGAGCCAGGTAGAACTGACATCGAACCCGTCAGCCAGCATTGCTGATCAACTGCGAATGGAAATCATTACCGGACGCATCGAAGAGGGCGCCGCCTTACGCGAAGTGAGTCTGGCAGAGCGTTTCGAGGTGAGTCGGGCTCCGATTCGCGAGGCCCTGAAGCAGTTGGCTCATGAAGGCATGGTGGAGTCCAAACCCAATTGTGGCATGCGGGTGGCACCTTCCTCCTCCAAATCCATGCAGGAGCTTGTCATTCCACTCAGACAGACCGTGGAATCCTTCGCCCTCCGATCGATCTTTGATGATCTGAATGACGATGATTTTGCGGAGTGGGAAGTCCTGCTCACTGAGATGAAAGCCGCTTGTGAAAACCAGAACTTCCTGCAACTGACTGAACTGGATATCAAATTCCATCAGTCGATTGTCGCCCGCTCCCCGGAACAGGGTCTGATGACCATCTGGCTGACGCTCGTCTCCCGCTTGCGGAGACACTTTCTGGAAGGCTTTCAGAAGCCGAATGACCCCATGAAGGTCTATTACGAACACCTGGCGATTGTCTCCATGTTTCGTTCCGGCAAACTGGAACCCTCCATCCAGGCGCTGATTTCAAATATCGACTGA